The proteins below are encoded in one region of Scomber japonicus isolate fScoJap1 chromosome 2, fScoJap1.pri, whole genome shotgun sequence:
- the c2h19orf67 gene encoding UPF0575 protein C19orf67 homolog: protein MADTEVQVEVQLTADSPPGHPVLQEDAGGERESLSPDSPPNTGHGEVEEPLALLAGVALAPWCGDVEVACSCDCEDRSCLEVRLMERNLQSMQQQFQLLMSEVDDLNNCLVNGLGHQDRGALAAAVPSFLHTCQCYFNQLESARRTIPQHTPLPFDIYPKRVQLLDLSQQLCDSLEQLVLTYASYNLLCLDETEPNSISHFCIGRSQFGRLRLTTFRYCKPTPYLAQVNTGLYKRMRWNVERLQDEQQTDEEQCGENEERDGKAVGDTEYYFLCYEEIPNICADANRNCQSNIVRTWSIGQWVQVKPDPDTQDIYDWITCEVPQANYHRVLFLGSDEPSCCRATEFLQQLLMSWQTTE, encoded by the exons ATGGCAGATACTGAAGTTCAGGTTGAGGTCCAGCTCACCGCAGACTCACCGCCAGGACACCCGGTGCTACAGGAGGACGCGGGCGGTGAGAGGGAGTCACTCAGCCCGGACAGCCCTCCAAACACCGGGCATGGAG AGGTGGAGGAGCCACTAGCATTGTTGGCTGGCGTTGCTCTGGCGCCATGGTGTGGTGATGTCGAGGTGGCCTGCAGCTGTGACTGTGAGGACCGCAGCTGCCTGGAGGTCAGACTGATGGAGAGGAACCTGCAGTCAATGCAGCAGCAGTTCCAGTTGCTCATGAGTGAAGTTGATGACTTGAACAACTGTCTTGTCAATGG GCTGGGTCATCAAGACAGAGGGGCTCTTGCTGCCGCAGTCCCAAGCTTCCTGCACACCTGTCAGTGTTACTTTAACCAGCTGGAATCAGCTCGGAGAACCATTCCCCAACACACCCCACTACCCTTTGACATCTACCCAAAG cgTGTGCAGCTGTTAGACCTCTCTCAGCAGCTGTGTGACAGTCTGGAGCAGTTGGTGTTGACCTATGCCAGCTACAATCTCCTCTGTTTGGATGAGACTGAACCtaacag CATTTCTCACTTCTGCATTGGTCGGAGTCAGTTCGGCCGACTGAGGCTGACCACGTTCCGCTACTGTAAGCCAACACCCTACCTGGCCCAGGTCAATACTGGACTGTACAAACGCATGCGCTGGAACGTGGAGAGACTCCAAGATGAGcagcagacagatgaagagCAGTGTGGAGAGAACGAGGAGAGAGACGGAAAAGCAGTTGGAGACACAGAGTA TTACTTCCTGTGCTACGAAGAAATTCCCAACATATGCGCAGATGCTAACAGGAATTGCCAAAGTAACATTGTGAGGACGTGGTCCATTGGTCAGTGGGTGCAGGTGAAGCCTGACCCTGACACACAGGACATCTATGACTG gATCACGTGTGAGGTTCCTCAGGCCAACTACCACAGGGTGTTGTTTCTGGGCAGCGATGAGCCATCCTGCTGCAGAGCGACAGAGTTCTTGCAGCAGCTGCTGATGTCATGGCAGACAACAGAATGA